A genome region from Terriglobia bacterium includes the following:
- a CDS encoding PadR family transcriptional regulator produces MTKDTPRVDLLQGTLELLILRTLLPGPNHGHAIAKHIQRTSEDMLQVESGSLYPALHRLEAKGWISASWELSEKGKRARYYKLTARGRKELAAEQSKWESLVRAMRLVLDPAD; encoded by the coding sequence ATGACGAAGGATACTCCACGCGTCGATCTTTTACAGGGCACGCTTGAATTGCTGATACTACGCACTCTGCTGCCGGGCCCGAATCACGGACATGCAATCGCAAAGCACATCCAGCGGACATCCGAAGACATGCTGCAGGTGGAAAGCGGCTCGCTCTATCCGGCGCTTCACCGGCTGGAAGCCAAGGGTTGGATCTCGGCTTCCTGGGAACTCTCGGAGAAGGGCAAACGCGCCCGGTATTACAAGCTCACGGCGCGAGGCCGGAAGGAACTCGCTGCCGAACAGTCGAAGTGGGAATCGCTGGTCCGGGCGATGCGGCTCGTGCTGGATCCCGCAGACTAG
- a CDS encoding ABC transporter permease: protein MTAFFRKLANLFSQSRKESELEEELQFHLDEETVENRDGGLSADEARLKARRDFGNDALVKEDARAAWTWPFIEQFLQDIRYAWRTMAANKTFSTLVVLSLALGIGANTAIFSFMDSILLRSLPVSDPASLAEVGWRTHSPQFHGTNRHDSSYINDNGEFINGVFAYPAFEIIRNSSSVFSSVFGFQGSGQLTVAYGGHGALAGGEYVSGEYFRALGVAPAAGRMLFPDDDRDGASPVAVAGFNWARNHFGDPAGLVGQSILIDNKPFTLVGIAPPQFFGVDPQVIPDVYLPMHSNLLLESDNFHPVAGWYADPNNDWINIMARLRPGVRASQAQAAIAPRFAEWQRTKENAGPPDDLPSLLVMDSGGGLDGLKRLYSKPLYILLSLVGLILAIACANIANLLLARAAARKREIAVRLSIGAGRLRVIRQLLTESLLLAGFGGALGVAFAVWGIRFLTMLLANGQEDFTLHAELNWHVLSVVALLSLLSGVVFGLAPAMRLARVDVFPALKKTRTGEVRGRAFGRLGLSRALIVLQITLTLVILIAAGLFLRTLSSLEAIQLGFNRDNVLTFSVNARQAGHNDPEIIDFYDNLRAQLAAIPGVQSAGLSWRSLIGDGTGSIPVQISGGPEPKDCCRILPAGTDFFSTMQIPILLGRAIEDTDRQGRPLVALVNEKFVKDNLAGQNPIGRHISMRFGPDHRDMEIVGVCGDTLYGSVKRAVPPTVFPAYAQGVWGPVQQMVYELRTAGNPLAYADTVRETVRRADNRIPIGRLTTQSARIDQTIGQEVTFSRLCTLFGLLALTIAAVGLYGSMSYNVARRTNEIGIRMALGAQRQRVVWMIVREVLLLAAIGLAISIPASLAGSRIVRSFLFGIQPNDPLALAGAVVTLVAAVLLAGYLPARNAARIDPMTALRHE from the coding sequence ATGACGGCATTCTTCCGCAAATTAGCGAACTTGTTCAGCCAGTCGCGCAAAGAGAGCGAATTAGAGGAAGAGTTGCAGTTTCACCTGGACGAGGAAACCGTAGAGAACCGCGACGGCGGTCTTTCGGCAGACGAGGCTCGGCTGAAGGCGCGGCGGGACTTCGGCAATGACGCATTAGTCAAGGAAGATGCGCGCGCCGCGTGGACATGGCCTTTCATCGAACAGTTCTTGCAGGACATCCGGTACGCCTGGCGGACGATGGCTGCCAACAAGACGTTCAGCACACTGGTTGTCCTGTCACTGGCATTGGGAATCGGCGCGAACACGGCGATTTTCAGTTTCATGGATTCGATTCTCCTGCGGTCGCTCCCGGTTTCCGATCCCGCATCTCTGGCCGAAGTCGGTTGGCGGACGCACAGCCCTCAATTCCACGGAACGAACCGTCATGACTCCAGCTATATCAACGACAATGGCGAATTCATCAATGGTGTTTTTGCCTATCCCGCTTTCGAGATCATTCGCAATAGCAGTTCGGTGTTTTCCAGTGTTTTTGGTTTTCAAGGAAGCGGGCAGTTGACGGTTGCGTATGGCGGGCATGGCGCTCTTGCCGGCGGAGAATACGTCTCCGGCGAGTACTTCCGCGCACTCGGCGTGGCTCCGGCCGCAGGCCGCATGCTTTTTCCGGACGACGATCGGGACGGCGCAAGTCCGGTTGCTGTCGCCGGATTTAACTGGGCTCGCAACCATTTTGGCGATCCGGCAGGTCTGGTCGGCCAGTCGATTCTGATCGACAACAAACCTTTCACGCTGGTTGGAATCGCACCCCCGCAATTCTTCGGTGTCGATCCCCAGGTGATTCCGGATGTTTATCTGCCCATGCACAGCAACCTTCTTCTGGAGTCCGATAACTTTCACCCCGTTGCCGGCTGGTATGCGGATCCTAACAACGACTGGATCAATATCATGGCGCGACTCCGGCCGGGAGTCCGCGCCAGTCAGGCGCAAGCCGCAATCGCGCCTCGCTTTGCTGAATGGCAAAGAACCAAGGAGAACGCCGGGCCGCCGGACGATCTGCCTTCACTTCTGGTGATGGATAGTGGCGGCGGACTCGACGGGCTCAAGCGCCTCTACTCGAAGCCGTTGTATATCTTACTCAGTCTTGTCGGTCTCATCCTGGCGATCGCGTGCGCGAATATAGCCAACCTCTTGCTCGCACGGGCGGCCGCTCGAAAACGCGAAATCGCCGTAAGGTTGAGTATTGGAGCGGGCCGTCTGCGGGTGATCCGGCAATTGTTGACGGAAAGTCTGCTTCTCGCCGGGTTCGGCGGCGCGCTGGGTGTGGCATTTGCCGTTTGGGGAATTCGCTTTTTGACGATGCTTCTGGCGAATGGACAGGAAGACTTTACGCTGCATGCGGAATTGAATTGGCACGTCCTGAGTGTCGTGGCGCTGCTTTCTTTATTGTCCGGTGTAGTGTTTGGGTTGGCTCCAGCGATGCGGTTGGCTCGAGTAGACGTCTTTCCCGCTTTGAAAAAGACACGGACAGGAGAAGTGCGCGGCCGCGCATTCGGGCGCCTCGGCTTGAGCCGGGCGCTGATCGTTTTGCAGATAACACTGACCCTGGTGATCCTGATTGCAGCCGGATTATTTCTCCGCACGCTCTCGAGTCTCGAGGCCATTCAGCTTGGTTTCAATCGCGACAACGTGCTGACCTTCAGCGTAAACGCGCGGCAGGCCGGGCACAATGATCCGGAGATCATCGATTTTTATGACAACCTTCGCGCGCAATTGGCTGCTATTCCCGGTGTACAGAGCGCGGGTCTTTCATGGCGCTCCTTGATTGGCGACGGCACGGGCTCGATACCAGTGCAGATCTCCGGCGGACCCGAGCCGAAGGATTGCTGCCGGATTCTGCCGGCCGGAACGGACTTTTTTTCGACGATGCAGATTCCCATCCTGCTGGGTCGCGCTATTGAAGACACGGACCGGCAGGGCCGCCCATTGGTAGCCCTGGTGAACGAGAAGTTTGTAAAGGACAATCTGGCGGGGCAAAACCCGATCGGCCGGCATATTTCGATGCGCTTTGGTCCCGATCATCGCGACATGGAAATCGTCGGCGTCTGTGGAGACACGCTTTATGGTTCAGTCAAGAGAGCCGTGCCGCCGACCGTTTTCCCGGCATACGCTCAGGGCGTCTGGGGGCCGGTCCAGCAGATGGTTTATGAACTCCGCACCGCCGGAAATCCGCTCGCGTATGCCGACACCGTACGCGAGACCGTTCGCCGCGCGGATAACCGGATACCGATCGGACGTTTGACAACGCAGAGCGCTCGAATTGATCAAACGATCGGCCAGGAAGTCACGTTTTCGCGGCTTTGCACGCTGTTTGGATTGCTGGCGCTGACGATCGCCGCGGTCGGGTTATATGGCAGCATGTCCTATAACGTCGCGCGCCGGACGAATGAAATCGGAATCCGAATGGCCTTGGGCGCTCAACGGCAGCGAGTGGTATGGATGATCGTCCGCGAGGTCCTGCTCCTGGCTGCCATCGGCCTCGCAATCAGCATCCCGGCGTCGCTTGCCGGATCCCGGATCGTCCGATCGTTCCTTTTCGGAATACAGCCGAACGACCCGCTCGCGCTTGCCGGAGCCGTGGTGACGTTGGTCGCCGCTGTCCTGTTGGCAGGGTATCTGCCGGCGCGAAATGCAGCACGGATCGATCCGATGACGGCGTTGCGGCACGAGTGA
- a CDS encoding fibronectin type III domain-containing protein, giving the protein MRNAHSTANKIKAKLAFNDVSDSDALTQFNAVLKGMKNNPAYPNPSVDMAAYEQGVDSFGTLLTDAQDGGKKAISAKDKQRVAVIKMYTLLGHFAESACNDDAAIFNTSGFIAVVRTKTAPQPLADSSFQWIDRGPNSGEIAVKIAALSGAIAYELRYALVANGGAPGPWTTLTLISPRKLILTGLTPAGTYQFQVHALGKLGFNDWSTPTTFICA; this is encoded by the coding sequence ATGAGAAATGCACATTCGACTGCCAACAAGATCAAGGCCAAGCTGGCGTTTAACGATGTGTCGGATTCGGATGCCCTCACGCAGTTCAATGCTGTGCTGAAGGGTATGAAGAATAACCCGGCATATCCGAACCCGTCAGTAGATATGGCGGCTTACGAGCAGGGAGTGGATAGCTTCGGCACGTTGTTGACCGATGCGCAAGATGGAGGCAAGAAGGCCATCAGCGCGAAGGACAAGCAGCGTGTCGCGGTGATCAAGATGTATACGCTTCTCGGACATTTCGCCGAGAGCGCGTGCAACGACGATGCCGCAATCTTCAATACCAGTGGTTTCATCGCAGTTGTCAGAACTAAGACTGCGCCGCAGCCGCTGGCAGATTCGAGCTTCCAATGGATCGATCGCGGTCCAAATAGCGGAGAGATTGCCGTAAAGATTGCTGCTCTGAGTGGAGCAATCGCTTACGAACTCCGTTATGCCCTGGTGGCGAACGGCGGAGCGCCGGGTCCCTGGACCACGCTCACGCTGATCAGCCCTCGCAAACTCATCCTGACTGGCTTGACGCCGGCTGGAACGTACCAGTTCCAGGTTCACGCGTTGGGTAAGTTGGGATTCAATGATTGGAGCACTCCGACGACGTTTATCTGCGCCTAA
- a CDS encoding alpha-E domain-containing protein — MGSFMLSRLANCLYWMARYVERAENVARFIDVNTWLSLDLPGGYQEQWSPLISTTGDETLFAEHYERASKRNVIHFLTFDTRNPNSILSSIAAARENARIARQYITLETWEQINRFYFATQAGAQSAASGFEPSQDFFSEVINASHLFLGTLYATMSHNEGWHFSRLGRLIERADKTSRILDTKYYLLLPSLDAIGTPYDDIMWAAVLRSTSAFEMYRKRYQQISPDRIVEFLVLDLEFPRAIHRCVVSAEASLHIISGTPMGTFGNPAEQQLGRLCAEMNYVQVREIISGGLHEFLDDIQIRLNLTGEAIHNAFFALQPVPAMAQNPGGRQA; from the coding sequence GTGGGTTCTTTCATGCTGAGCCGGCTGGCGAATTGTCTTTACTGGATGGCACGCTACGTCGAGCGGGCCGAAAACGTCGCGCGCTTTATCGATGTCAATACCTGGCTGAGCCTGGATCTTCCGGGAGGATATCAGGAACAATGGAGTCCGCTGATCAGTACGACCGGAGATGAAACGCTCTTCGCCGAGCATTACGAGCGCGCATCGAAGCGCAATGTCATTCACTTCCTGACGTTCGATACGCGGAATCCAAACTCGATCCTCTCTTCAATAGCGGCCGCCCGCGAGAATGCGCGCATCGCGCGCCAATACATCACCCTGGAAACGTGGGAGCAGATCAACCGCTTCTACTTCGCAACTCAGGCCGGCGCTCAGTCCGCGGCGAGCGGCTTCGAGCCGAGCCAGGATTTTTTTTCGGAGGTCATTAATGCGAGCCATCTTTTTCTGGGCACGCTCTACGCGACGATGTCCCATAACGAGGGCTGGCACTTCTCCCGGCTCGGCCGCCTGATCGAGCGGGCCGATAAAACATCGCGGATCCTCGACACGAAGTATTACCTCCTCCTGCCTTCGCTGGATGCCATTGGAACGCCCTATGACGACATCATGTGGGCGGCGGTCCTGCGATCCACGAGCGCTTTCGAGATGTATCGAAAGCGCTATCAGCAGATTTCGCCCGATCGCATCGTCGAGTTTTTGGTGCTGGACCTGGAGTTTCCCCGCGCGATTCACCGCTGTGTCGTTTCGGCCGAGGCTTCGCTGCATATCATTTCCGGCACGCCGATGGGAACCTTCGGCAATCCGGCCGAGCAGCAACTTGGAAGGCTGTGCGCCGAAATGAATTATGTTCAGGTGCGCGAAATCATCAGCGGCGGCCTGCATGAGTTTCTCGACGACATTCAGATCCGGCTCAACCTGACGGGCGAAGCCATCCACAATGCGTTTTTTGCCTTGCAGCCTGTTCCCGCTATGGCGCAGAATCCCGGCGGGAGACAGGCATGA
- a CDS encoding PIN domain-containing protein, producing the protein MTFTFDTGMLVALERRKQRPMQIFRHIVRRGFLPVVPAVVYTEWWRGKTDVREELLAAVMVEDMPPTLCRAAGEALGRVKGSTLADAVVMASAALRGGGVVYTADTADLERLSRHFPTVVVVGI; encoded by the coding sequence GTGACGTTTACATTCGACACCGGGATGCTCGTTGCACTGGAGCGCCGCAAGCAGCGCCCGATGCAGATTTTCCGGCATATCGTCCGGCGCGGGTTTCTTCCCGTGGTGCCTGCGGTGGTTTATACGGAATGGTGGCGCGGGAAGACAGATGTTCGTGAGGAACTTCTTGCGGCCGTTATGGTTGAAGACATGCCGCCGACATTGTGCCGGGCTGCCGGCGAGGCCCTTGGCCGCGTAAAGGGCTCGACTCTGGCGGACGCCGTTGTCATGGCATCGGCCGCGTTGCGCGGTGGCGGTGTTGTTTACACCGCGGATACAGCTGACCTGGAACGCCTCAGCCGCCACTTTCCGACCGTCGTTGTTGTCGGGATTTGA
- a CDS encoding TIGR03435 family protein yields MRWIAAILVFLMAATAAVAQIPAEQKPKFEVASIKPNTSGIGSVALDASKGRFLASNMTIRTLLRYAFDRQLPEDDRGRGSVLFSSKAGIQVVGGPGWITSDRFDVEGKPSVGDVIKQPEMQLMVQSLLDDRFQLKAHYESREVPVYHLVLVKEGKMRRSEDQTSGPAMKNTRSAVFRYDEAVQPSPPWANPRRGARHCFTWSGMPSRCPPSSK; encoded by the coding sequence ATGAGATGGATTGCGGCGATACTCGTATTTTTAATGGCTGCCACAGCGGCAGTGGCACAGATACCAGCGGAGCAGAAGCCGAAGTTTGAGGTGGCTTCGATCAAGCCGAATACGTCGGGAATCGGAAGTGTTGCCCTGGACGCCAGCAAGGGAAGGTTTCTGGCGTCGAACATGACCATTAGAACTCTTCTCCGGTACGCATTTGACCGTCAGTTGCCGGAGGACGATCGGGGCAGAGGCTCGGTGCTGTTTTCCAGCAAAGCGGGTATCCAGGTCGTCGGTGGTCCCGGCTGGATCACAAGCGATCGCTTTGATGTGGAAGGAAAACCGTCGGTCGGTGATGTAATCAAGCAGCCGGAGATGCAGTTGATGGTGCAGTCGCTTCTGGACGACCGCTTCCAGCTCAAAGCACATTACGAAAGCCGCGAGGTGCCCGTCTATCATCTTGTCCTTGTAAAAGAGGGCAAGATGAGGCGTTCGGAAGATCAAACTTCCGGTCCAGCGATGAAAAACACACGATCGGCGGTATTCCGTTACGACGAGGCGGTTCAACCATCGCCACCCTGGGCAAACCCGAGGCGGGGCGCACGCCATTGCTTCACATGGTCGGGAATGCCATCCCGATGTCCGCCGTCGTCCAAATGA
- a CDS encoding circularly permuted type 2 ATP-grasp protein: protein MLFEGYSTEGFHDEMFDGDGSPRSYARLLFERITSVGDAELRRYQQAAEQALFRMGITFNVYGDQAGTEKIFPFDIIPRIITAGEWSQIDQGLRQRVHALNIFISDIYGEQKILKDGAIPPDLILTAKSFRQACIGLKPPQGAWCHITGTDLVRDKDGKYYVLEDNLRCPSGVSYVLQNREIMKRTFPKIFDHSNVRPVGDYPSHLLKTLQDIAPQGITSPTVALLTPGIYNSAYFEHAFLAKFMGIELVEGRDLVVMNGYVMMRTTKGFERVDVIYRRIDDDFLDPHTFRPDSMLGVAGIMDVYRAGRVALANAPGTGIADDKVVYAYVPKIIKYYLGEDPILPNVPTYVCWDDAERKHVLENLDKFVVKAANESGGYGMLVGPHSTAEQREKFKHAITADPRNYIAQPTLALSRVPVIVDDHFEGRHVDLRPYVLYGTDTFVLPGGLTRVALKKGSLVVNSSQGGGSKDTWVLSC, encoded by the coding sequence ATGCTGTTTGAAGGATATTCGACGGAAGGCTTTCATGACGAAATGTTCGACGGAGACGGAAGTCCCCGGTCGTACGCCCGTCTGCTGTTCGAGCGCATCACGTCCGTAGGCGATGCCGAACTCCGCCGCTACCAGCAGGCGGCGGAACAGGCATTGTTCCGGATGGGTATCACGTTTAATGTTTACGGCGACCAGGCCGGCACCGAGAAAATCTTTCCGTTCGACATCATTCCACGGATCATTACGGCCGGCGAATGGTCTCAAATCGACCAGGGACTGCGCCAGCGCGTCCATGCGTTGAACATTTTTATAAGTGATATCTACGGCGAGCAGAAGATCCTGAAGGACGGCGCGATTCCGCCGGACCTGATCCTCACGGCGAAGTCGTTTCGCCAGGCCTGCATCGGATTGAAGCCGCCACAAGGTGCGTGGTGTCATATTACGGGCACCGATCTTGTCCGCGACAAGGACGGAAAGTACTACGTCCTTGAAGACAACCTGCGTTGTCCGTCCGGTGTTTCGTACGTTCTGCAGAATCGCGAGATCATGAAGCGGACGTTTCCGAAGATTTTCGACCACAGTAACGTACGTCCCGTCGGAGATTATCCGAGCCATCTTTTGAAGACCCTTCAGGACATTGCTCCGCAGGGCATCACGTCTCCGACGGTGGCTCTGCTGACTCCCGGTATCTACAATTCGGCGTACTTTGAGCACGCTTTTCTCGCAAAGTTCATGGGAATTGAGCTGGTCGAGGGCCGCGACCTTGTCGTCATGAACGGTTACGTCATGATGCGGACGACGAAGGGGTTCGAACGGGTGGACGTGATCTATCGCCGGATTGACGACGATTTCCTCGATCCGCACACCTTCCGGCCGGATTCCATGCTGGGTGTCGCCGGCATCATGGACGTCTACCGCGCCGGCCGCGTGGCTCTTGCCAATGCGCCGGGGACAGGTATCGCGGACGACAAGGTCGTTTATGCCTACGTTCCGAAGATCATTAAGTATTACCTCGGCGAAGATCCGATTCTCCCCAACGTGCCGACCTATGTGTGCTGGGATGACGCCGAGCGCAAGCACGTCCTCGAGAATCTCGACAAGTTTGTCGTGAAAGCGGCGAATGAGTCGGGAGGTTACGGCATGCTCGTCGGTCCGCATTCGACTGCAGAGCAGCGCGAGAAATTCAAGCACGCCATCACGGCCGATCCGCGCAACTATATCGCCCAGCCGACGCTGGCGCTCTCGCGGGTCCCCGTGATTGTGGACGATCACTTCGAAGGCCGTCACGTGGATCTGCGGCCCTATGTCCTTTATGGAACGGACACATTTGTTCTTCCAGGAGGACTTACGCGCGTGGCTTTGAAGAAAGGTTCTCTGGTGGTGAACTCTTCCCAGGGCGGCGGCAGCAAAGATACGTGGGTTCTTTCATGCTGA
- a CDS encoding polysaccharide deacetylase family protein, which produces MSRLIVLFIILLPIASEAQQRTVALTFDDLPAAGTMDRAEVASFNQAILEALGRHNAPATGFLIEQRLHALSGPVLLKEWVRRGYDLGNHTFSHADFNDLTVEQFKQEVIGGESAIIEALGHRPRYFRFPENHTGDTQEKHDAMSAFLAARGYTLAVCTIDNEDYLFNAAYMKMLANKDAASAARLRGAYLEYTATEVDYYAGLHRQVFGREIPQVMLLHVNRLNADLIEQVLRIFEEKKYRFVSLTGALSDPAYRTPDTLAIQYGWMWGYRWARELGVKVNGSLEPEAPEWVVKY; this is translated from the coding sequence ATGTCTCGGCTGATTGTCCTCTTCATCATACTCTTACCAATTGCCAGTGAAGCGCAGCAGCGCACTGTCGCACTCACATTTGATGATCTTCCGGCCGCGGGCACAATGGATCGAGCGGAAGTGGCGTCTTTCAATCAGGCTATCTTAGAGGCACTGGGTCGGCATAACGCGCCTGCGACTGGATTCCTCATTGAACAGCGATTGCATGCCCTCAGCGGGCCAGTACTGTTGAAGGAGTGGGTCCGCCGAGGCTACGATCTCGGCAACCACACGTTCTCCCATGCGGACTTCAATGACCTTACTGTTGAACAGTTCAAACAGGAAGTGATCGGGGGCGAATCCGCCATTATTGAGGCGCTGGGCCACCGGCCCCGCTATTTCCGGTTTCCGGAGAATCACACTGGTGACACACAGGAAAAGCACGACGCGATGTCGGCCTTTCTCGCGGCTCGCGGCTACACGCTTGCCGTATGCACCATTGATAATGAGGACTACCTGTTCAACGCGGCCTATATGAAGATGCTCGCGAATAAGGACGCGGCATCTGCCGCACGGCTTCGTGGGGCCTACCTCGAATACACTGCGACGGAAGTTGACTATTATGCCGGATTGCATCGGCAGGTATTCGGCCGCGAGATTCCACAGGTCATGCTGCTGCACGTCAACCGCCTGAATGCGGACCTCATCGAACAGGTATTACGGATTTTTGAAGAGAAGAAGTATCGCTTCGTCTCACTAACCGGCGCGCTCTCCGATCCTGCGTATAGGACGCCTGACACGCTCGCAATCCAGTACGGCTGGATGTGGGGCTACAGGTGGGCTCGTGAACTGGGCGTCAAAGTGAATGGTTCCTTAGAGCCCGAAGCTCCGGAATGGGTTGTGAAGTACTAA